The nucleotide window CAGTATGATCAAGTCACCGGCTTTTATATGTCCACTCTTTTTCACTACCTCAATAGCTTCAGTTATCGGATTACTGACACTGGTAGAATCGAAATCTATAGGGTAAACACCACGGTACAAAGCTGATTTGTCGCGACTTTGCGGGTGGCGGGATAATGCAAATATGGGTAAGTGAGAAGTAATTCTCGACATAAGCTTAGCGGTAAAACCAGATTCAGTTAGCGCTATAATAGCCTTGACCCCGTTTAAGTGGGTGGCTGCGTACATTGCAGACATAGCCGTCGCCTCGGTAATACTGGAGAACATTTCTTCCAGATCCTGATGGCGCAACTGAGCGGTTGGATGTGTTTCAGCACCGAGGCATATTTCAGCCATGGCTTTTACCGTTGCTACCGGATGTTTCCCGGCAGCCGTCTCAGCCGACAGCATGACGGCATCTGTGCCATCCAGTACGGCATTAGCAACATCCATCACTTCGGCGCGGGTTGGCATTGGGTTCTCAATCATTGACTCCATCATTTGAGTCGCTGTAATAACCACACGATTTAATTGGCGTGCACGCGAAATAATCTGCTTTTGTTTACCCACTAATTGCGCATCACCAATTTCGACGCCTAAATCACCGCGGGCAACCATAACGGCATCGGATGCTCTGATGATGTCATCTAATGCATGCTCGCTGGCAACCGCTTCCGCACGTTCAATTTTAGCGCATAAGACGCCTTGTCCACCGGCTTCCCGGAGCAAGTGACGAGCCTGATTAATGTCATCGCCAGAACGGGGAAATGAAACCGCGAGGTAGTCGACGTTGATTTCTGCAGCCAGTTTAATGTCCGCTAAATCTTTTTCTGTTAATGCGGCAGCTGACAAGCCCCCCCCTTGACGGTTAATACCTTTATTATTAGAAAGCACGCCGCCAACGGTGACTTCTGTTTTTACCTGGCTACCATCAATGTTTTCAACTTTTAACTGGATACGACCATCATCCAGCAAAAGAAGGTCTCCGGGACTGACATCTGTTGGCAGGTCTTTATAGTCCAGGCCAACACGTTCCTGATCGCCGCTGTCTTTTCCAAGTTCAGCGTCTAAAATGAACTTATCGCCGACAGCTAACGTAATTTGTTTTTGTTGAAAGCGGGCAACCCGAATTTTGGGGCCCTGCAAGTCACCTAAAATGGCAATATGGGCGTTTAATTCCCGGGCAATTTTTCTGACCATAGAGGCGCGCTGCTTGTGATCGTCACCATTGCCGTGAGAAAAGTTTAAACGAACAACATTGGCACCGGCTTTAATTAGTTCTCTGAGTGTTTCTTCAGAGTCTGTAGCAGGTCCGAGAGTAGTCACAATTTTGGTACGACGAAGCATGCAAAACCTCAGCAAATTTACCCATGAATTTAAGCTTAAGTTTAGCACATGGACTGTTACAGTAGTACGAAATTTAATTGAAAGATAAAGGAGTTAAGAAAACATGAATGAACATGAATGGAGTAACAAAAGTGAACAGGAGTGGCGCGAAATATTAGGCGATGAAGCTTATTATGTATTAAGAGAAAAGGGCACTGAGCGGCCTTTTTCAGGAAAATATTTAAGCTGTGATAAAGAGGGCGTTTACCGTTGTGCCGGTTGTGGTCAGAAACTTTTCGAAGCCGGACACCAATTTGATGCGCATTGCGGCTGGCCAAGCTTTGATGAAGCCATTAAAGGATCGATTGACTACGTAAAAGATTCAAGCCATGGCATGACCCGTACTGAAATACTCTGCAGTCAATGTGGTGGTCATTTAGGCCACGTATTTGACGACGGGCCAACAGAAACCGGACAACGGTATTGTGTTAATTCACTGTCGATGCGTCACGAAGACGACGAATAGTAACCGCGAAATTTGCCGGCTTTAAGTTTATCGACAATCTCTTCGGCGCGATCATCCCAGTCGTCGTATTGGTCTTTGCTGGCATTAACAATTGATTTCATGCTGTTTTTATCCAGGTTTTTCTGACCGAGCTGCCAGGCAACCTGGGACCAGACATAAGCTTCGGGACCATTACCTTCTTTTAAATACATAGAAACTAACGTTGAAGGTATTTCCGGGTTAACCTTGTCATCGGGGCGATAAAGTCGTAATGCACTGTAAAGAAGCTCAAAGGTTTTTTGAGAGTCTTTTTTGGTATAATAGGTGGCCAGCGCGAGTTTGAGCTCAGGCGTTTCCATCTTTTTGGTGCCTTCTAGCGCCAGTAGTTCATCCAGTGCACCTTGATCGCCTCGGTTGGCCCAATGCCAATATAGCCATAGAGGGTGATCGGAATCAGCGGTTTCGTCAGCAAGCTTCTCTATATTTTTTCGGGAGTTAATAAAGGCTTCTAAACGTTCAGACTGCTTCTCTCTGGATTTTGTCATTTCAAGCGTTGCGGCCAGTTCTATACACTTTGAGTACTCTTCCAGATCCCGCATGACAAAGTACTGGTTTTCGTTCGTATCGCTTAGACTGCGTTCGTAACGACTGTAAATCAGCTTACTACGTTCTACATTACACCAGTTATCGGTATTTAAGTCGCTACAAATAGCAGGACTAGACTCGCAGATTTCACGGACTGAAGGTTTCCCTTCCATACATCCTGTTAAGACGAGAGCTGCACATGTAATGACAATTTTTTTGAACATAGATACCAACATTTTTTTAGTGAAATACAATTGTTCCGTAAAATTGGCTTCATGCCAAGCTTTTAAGTACAATATTGCGGTTTTTAAGTGTAGTACTTTATAAGCTCACAGACATTACCATAGAGGACAGGGCTCACTATGAACTCTAACCAGCAAGATCCAACCTTATCAAGTTGGCAGGAACGTCAGGAATTCGCCGAGCAGATGCAACCTTTGCTCGGGAAGTTGTACCGGAACTTCGGTGTTGAAATTTTGGTTTATGGCCGTTCATTATTAAATGTATCGACCATTAATATAATTAAGGCACACCGTCTTATTCTTCGTCACGAAGGGCAGAAAGTTCGTTTACGCGAGAGCTTTCCGTTCTTGCAGGCTATGGCAGAACTTAAACTGTCTCCGGCACGCGTTGATTTGGGCAAACTCGCCTATGGCTACTTGTTTGGTGATAAAGCTGATGGCTTATCGATTACAGATTACGTCAAACGTGAGTTAGCAGATATCATTGACTCAGAAGATAATATTGAACCACGCGATGTCGTTTTATACGGTTTTGGGCGTATAGGGCGCTTATTGGCTCGTCAGTTAATTGAACGTAATGGTGGCAACAATAAGATGCGCTTACGTGCCATTGTCGTTCGAGGTGGTCGCGATGGCGATTTAGAAAAGCGAGCAAGTTTATTGCGTCGTGACTCAATCCATGGCTTATTCAACGGTTCAATAACCGTCGATCATGATAGTCAAAGCATCAAAGCTAATGGTACCAGTATTAAAGTGATCTATTCTAATGGGCCGGACCAAGTGGATTATACCCAGTACGGTATTAACAACGCGATTGTTATCGATAATACCGGTATCTGGAAAGATGAAGATGGTCTGGGTCTGCACCTGAAATCAAAAGGTGTTGATAAAGTGCTTCTGACAGCACCGTCAAAAGGTGATATCAAAAATATCGTGTTTGGCGTCAACGATAAAATGATCGAAGACAGTGATAAAATTGTTTCTGCAGCAAGCTGCACGACCAATGCGATTACACCTGTGCTTAAAGCAATAAATGATGAGTTTGGTATTCGTAACGGTCACGTAGAAACGGTTCACTCGTACACTAACGATCAAAACCTGATTGATAACTACCATACCGCCGAACGTCGTGGTCGCTCAGCGCCCCTAAACATGGTTATTACTTCTACCGGTGCGGCTAAAGCTGTTGCTAAAGCGCTGCCGGAAATGGCAGGTAAGTTAACAGGTAATGCCATTCGCGTGCCGACCCCGAATGTGTCAATGGCAATCATGAACCTGAACTTTGAAAAGTCGACAAGTCGTGATGAATTAAACGATTATCTGCGTAAAGTTTCGTTGCATTCCGAGTTGACTAATCAAATTGATTATACCGCTTCGACTGAAATTGTTTCTTCAGACTTAGTGGGTTCACGTCATGCTGGTGTGGTTGATTCTCAGGCAACTATAGTAGAAGACGACAGAGCTGTATTGTACGTTTGGTATGACAACGAATTTGGTTATAGTTGCCAGGTTGTTCGTGTGGCTGAAGCTATGGCCGGACTTAAGGTTCCTAATTTACCCAAATAATGGAAAAAGCGCCTGCGGGCGCTTTTTTTCTACTCACTTTCTCAGAAACAATACATAAAGGTGAAGTATGCATATCACTGCAAACTTTGACAGTGGCAATATTCAAGTTATCAGCTCAGACAATGCCGATAACATTCGTTTAGCAATCAAAAAAGATCATCAGTCTGATTTTTACCAATGGTTCCATTTTAAGCTGTTTGCTGAAGCCGGCGAAGAGCACGTGATGACGGTTGAAAATGCATCTGATTCTGCTTACCCCGATGGTTGGAAGGAATACCAGGCCCTTGCCTCATACGACCGTGAGACCTGGTTCCGGGTTCCGACGGAGTACAATGGCAAAGAACTGACTATTCGTCATACACCAGAGCAAGAAAGCGTTTATTATGCGTATTTCATTCCTTATTCGTACGAGCGTCATCAAGACCTGGTTCAATCAGCTCAACAGTCAATTGACTGTTATCACGAGCTATTAGGCGAAACGATAGATGGTCGTGAATTAAACTTATTGGTTATAGGTGAACCCGCTGAGCACAAAAATACCATTTGGGTGACTGCACGCCAGCATCCCGGTGAGTCAATGGCTGAATGGTTTATGGAAGGCTTAATTACACGTTTACTGGACGACGAAGATGGCGTTGCCCGTAAGTTGTTAGACGAAAACGTTTTTTATGTCGTACCAAACATGAACCCGGATGGTAGTGTTCGTGGACATCTTCGGACGAACGCTGTTGGCACGAACCTGAACCGCGAATGGGCAGAACCAAGCCTGGAGAAAAGCCCGGAAGTTTTTTATGTACTAAAACGCATGCAGGAAACTGGTGTTGATATGTTTCTTGATGTGCACGGTGATGAAGCTTTGCCTTAT belongs to Idiomarina sp. PL1-037 and includes:
- the pyk gene encoding pyruvate kinase; translated protein: MLRRTKIVTTLGPATDSEETLRELIKAGANVVRLNFSHGNGDDHKQRASMVRKIARELNAHIAILGDLQGPKIRVARFQQKQITLAVGDKFILDAELGKDSGDQERVGLDYKDLPTDVSPGDLLLLDDGRIQLKVENIDGSQVKTEVTVGGVLSNNKGINRQGGGLSAAALTEKDLADIKLAAEINVDYLAVSFPRSGDDINQARHLLREAGGQGVLCAKIERAEAVASEHALDDIIRASDAVMVARGDLGVEIGDAQLVGKQKQIISRARQLNRVVITATQMMESMIENPMPTRAEVMDVANAVLDGTDAVMLSAETAAGKHPVATVKAMAEICLGAETHPTAQLRHQDLEEMFSSITEATAMSAMYAATHLNGVKAIIALTESGFTAKLMSRITSHLPIFALSRHPQSRDKSALYRGVYPIDFDSTSVSNPITEAIEVVKKSGHIKAGDLIILTHGDVMETVGSSNTCKMIEVR
- the msrB gene encoding peptide-methionine (R)-S-oxide reductase MsrB; protein product: MNEHEWSNKSEQEWREILGDEAYYVLREKGTERPFSGKYLSCDKEGVYRCAGCGQKLFEAGHQFDAHCGWPSFDEAIKGSIDYVKDSSHGMTRTEILCSQCGGHLGHVFDDGPTETGQRYCVNSLSMRHEDDE
- a CDS encoding DUF2989 domain-containing protein, which translates into the protein MEGKPSVREICESSPAICSDLNTDNWCNVERSKLIYSRYERSLSDTNENQYFVMRDLEEYSKCIELAATLEMTKSREKQSERLEAFINSRKNIEKLADETADSDHPLWLYWHWANRGDQGALDELLALEGTKKMETPELKLALATYYTKKDSQKTFELLYSALRLYRPDDKVNPEIPSTLVSMYLKEGNGPEAYVWSQVAWQLGQKNLDKNSMKSIVNASKDQYDDWDDRAEEIVDKLKAGKFRGYYSSSS
- a CDS encoding glyceraldehyde-3-phosphate dehydrogenase: MNSNQQDPTLSSWQERQEFAEQMQPLLGKLYRNFGVEILVYGRSLLNVSTINIIKAHRLILRHEGQKVRLRESFPFLQAMAELKLSPARVDLGKLAYGYLFGDKADGLSITDYVKRELADIIDSEDNIEPRDVVLYGFGRIGRLLARQLIERNGGNNKMRLRAIVVRGGRDGDLEKRASLLRRDSIHGLFNGSITVDHDSQSIKANGTSIKVIYSNGPDQVDYTQYGINNAIVIDNTGIWKDEDGLGLHLKSKGVDKVLLTAPSKGDIKNIVFGVNDKMIEDSDKIVSAASCTTNAITPVLKAINDEFGIRNGHVETVHSYTNDQNLIDNYHTAERRGRSAPLNMVITSTGAAKAVAKALPEMAGKLTGNAIRVPTPNVSMAIMNLNFEKSTSRDELNDYLRKVSLHSELTNQIDYTASTEIVSSDLVGSRHAGVVDSQATIVEDDRAVLYVWYDNEFGYSCQVVRVAEAMAGLKVPNLPK
- a CDS encoding M14-type cytosolic carboxypeptidase, encoding MHITANFDSGNIQVISSDNADNIRLAIKKDHQSDFYQWFHFKLFAEAGEEHVMTVENASDSAYPDGWKEYQALASYDRETWFRVPTEYNGKELTIRHTPEQESVYYAYFIPYSYERHQDLVQSAQQSIDCYHELLGETIDGRELNLLVIGEPAEHKNTIWVTARQHPGESMAEWFMEGLITRLLDDEDGVARKLLDENVFYVVPNMNPDGSVRGHLRTNAVGTNLNREWAEPSLEKSPEVFYVLKRMQETGVDMFLDVHGDEALPYNFVAGCEGIPSYDERHKDLEETFKSAFLAATPEFQTQYGYELDEPGKANMTVANSAVGERFKCLSYTLEMPFKDNADLPDEDFGWSVARCQRLGEDVLTAILAVSPKLR